The Lewinellaceae bacterium genome has a segment encoding these proteins:
- a CDS encoding nucleoside deaminase produces the protein MDQFMQAAIDEAKKGLAEGGIPIGSVLVHNGKIIGRGHNRRVQKGSCILHGEMDALENAGRLPASVYRECTIYTTLSPCSMCSGAILLYGIPKVVIGENQTFVGEEKLLEDRGLEIVVLNDPQCIEMMKSFIRDRPELWHEDIGV, from the coding sequence ATGGATCAATTTATGCAAGCAGCCATAGACGAAGCAAAAAAAGGATTAGCCGAGGGAGGGATTCCTATAGGCAGTGTTTTGGTACACAACGGCAAAATCATCGGCAGGGGCCACAACCGCCGCGTACAAAAAGGCAGCTGCATCCTACATGGAGAAATGGATGCCCTGGAAAATGCCGGCCGATTGCCCGCTTCGGTATATCGGGAATGTACCATTTACACTACCTTATCGCCTTGTTCCATGTGCTCGGGAGCCATTTTGTTGTATGGCATTCCCAAAGTGGTGATCGGGGAAAATCAGACTTTTGTAGGGGAAGAAAAATTGCTGGAAGACCGTGGACTGGAAATCGTTGTGTTAAACGACCCACAGTGTATAGAAATGATGAAATCCTTTATCCGGGATAGACCGGAGTTGTGGCATGAGGATATTGGGGTTTGA
- a CDS encoding ATP-dependent Clp protease ATP-binding subunit, which translates to MEIINYPLLTFDIKTDAVLGILVGTGLSVIEKDVETVKSILGKYLFKEYKKHGDYPFFEMEQPRLKVIYVPVRPSYQTEDSSFPLFKSYRVPVPIVFGSTSGAGFECYLPLLQRRFSYYRKDQLVTLAQHFATHVLGQLEPEKIFRMLTYSTPKLEMVSLKVNLDREPDWGAFNYNKTFTVLPKLAEEYPNPQNTKKRKSLFPDAAWEREREVADLVNELISSRANVLLVGEPGAGKSAVLRAAIRTIKNNNKKQDIGFNFWNMLPDRITSSAKYLGDWQETCETLVEELSIDNGILWVENIMQLLSSGGESAESSVAAFFLPFMEQRKIQIIGEVTVRELDKMRQLLPGFVQSFRTLPINDLAEDQVHKILSKFTDHSATRLGVVINQDALNLSFRLLKRYIPYEHFPGKGIKFLSKCVNEVQYHQKKIVDSEVVIQQFIDQTGLPALFLRDEMMLDPAALERYFSSRIIGQEDAVEKLSSLVKIFKARLNDPRKPIQTLLFAGPTGVGKTASAKVLAGYFFGQGQKKQPLIRIDMSEFQHPGQLARLVGSGREVGQLVKEVREKPFAVVLFDEIEKAHPAIFDALLTLLDEGLLVDAFGRVTNFRNTIIIMASNVGASERTMMAFNKTMGEDSKYTSAISKFFKPEFINRIDSIVLFKPLSREAIRQITLKELGELNSRDGFVKRKLELHFTDKLIDHLSRVGFDEKFGARPLQRAIDQVLISPLAKWLLNHPEVDSCKLVIDFDKKLNISTLS; encoded by the coding sequence ATGGAAATAATCAACTATCCTTTACTGACTTTTGATATCAAAACCGATGCTGTACTGGGCATACTGGTCGGTACGGGCCTGAGTGTGATTGAAAAGGATGTTGAAACGGTTAAGTCCATCCTGGGAAAATATTTATTCAAGGAATATAAAAAACATGGCGATTATCCCTTTTTCGAAATGGAACAGCCGCGTTTAAAAGTTATTTATGTTCCCGTCCGGCCTTCTTATCAGACGGAAGATTCCTCTTTCCCTTTGTTTAAATCTTACCGGGTGCCCGTGCCTATTGTTTTCGGATCGACTTCCGGTGCAGGGTTTGAGTGTTATTTGCCTTTATTGCAGCGCAGGTTCAGTTATTACCGTAAGGATCAGCTGGTCACCCTTGCGCAGCATTTCGCCACACACGTACTCGGACAATTGGAACCGGAAAAGATTTTCAGAATGTTAACCTATTCCACCCCCAAACTGGAAATGGTCAGCCTGAAAGTTAATCTCGACAGGGAGCCTGACTGGGGAGCCTTTAATTACAATAAGACTTTTACTGTTTTACCCAAACTGGCAGAAGAATATCCTAATCCACAAAATACCAAAAAGCGTAAAAGTCTTTTTCCTGATGCTGCCTGGGAGCGGGAAAGAGAAGTGGCGGACCTCGTAAATGAACTCATTAGCTCGCGTGCCAATGTATTGCTGGTCGGAGAGCCGGGGGCCGGAAAAAGCGCCGTGCTGAGAGCGGCCATCCGAACCATAAAGAACAACAACAAAAAACAGGATATTGGATTTAACTTCTGGAATATGTTGCCAGACCGAATCACTTCTTCTGCTAAGTACCTGGGCGACTGGCAGGAAACCTGTGAGACATTGGTGGAGGAACTCAGTATCGACAACGGGATTTTATGGGTGGAAAATATTATGCAATTGTTGTCGAGCGGGGGAGAAAGTGCAGAGAGTAGCGTGGCGGCCTTCTTTTTGCCCTTTATGGAACAACGAAAAATACAAATTATTGGGGAGGTGACCGTAAGGGAGCTGGATAAAATGCGGCAATTGCTTCCGGGTTTTGTGCAGTCGTTCAGGACGCTCCCCATCAATGACCTGGCCGAGGATCAGGTCCACAAAATACTATCTAAATTTACGGATCACAGTGCCACCCGACTGGGCGTGGTCATCAACCAGGATGCCCTCAACCTGAGCTTCCGGTTATTGAAACGCTACATTCCTTATGAGCATTTTCCGGGTAAAGGAATCAAGTTTTTGAGCAAGTGTGTCAACGAAGTGCAGTACCATCAAAAAAAAATCGTGGACAGCGAAGTGGTCATCCAACAATTCATTGACCAGACCGGATTGCCGGCGCTTTTCCTCAGGGATGAAATGATGCTTGACCCGGCGGCGCTGGAGCGTTATTTCAGTTCACGGATCATCGGACAGGAAGATGCTGTGGAAAAGCTGAGCAGTCTCGTTAAAATATTCAAAGCACGGCTCAACGACCCCCGTAAGCCTATCCAGACCTTGTTGTTTGCAGGACCTACCGGGGTGGGAAAAACGGCTTCCGCTAAAGTCCTGGCCGGTTATTTCTTCGGGCAAGGCCAAAAGAAACAACCGCTGATCCGGATTGATATGAGTGAATTTCAACATCCCGGGCAGTTGGCGCGCCTCGTTGGATCGGGTAGGGAAGTCGGGCAGTTGGTCAAGGAAGTTCGGGAGAAACCTTTTGCAGTGGTGTTGTTTGATGAAATCGAAAAGGCGCATCCTGCTATTTTTGATGCCTTACTGACTTTGCTGGACGAAGGATTGCTCGTGGATGCCTTCGGTCGGGTGACCAATTTCCGGAATACCATCATCATCATGGCCTCCAATGTGGGCGCCTCGGAGAGGACCATGATGGCCTTTAACAAAACAATGGGAGAGGACAGCAAATACACTTCGGCCATCAGCAAATTCTTCAAGCCCGAGTTTATTAATCGTATCGATTCAATCGTTTTATTCAAGCCCCTTTCCCGGGAAGCCATTCGGCAGATCACCCTTAAGGAACTGGGTGAGTTGAACTCCAGGGATGGTTTTGTCAAAAGAAAGCTGGAGCTTCATTTCACAGACAAACTGATCGATCACCTGTCCAGGGTGGGTTTTGATGAAAAATTTGGAGCCAGGCCCTTACAGAGGGCCATTGACCAGGTACTGATAAGCCCGTTGGCCAAATGGTTACTGAATCATCCGGAGGTAGATTCTTGTAAATTGGTCATCGATTTTGATAAAAAACTGAATATTAGCACTTTAAGTTAA
- a CDS encoding GntR family transcriptional regulator — protein MVEIGKMNTLDIVKEVDFGLYLDGGPKGEILLPKRYVPETYEIGGPIDVFIYTDSEDRIIATTEKPLAMVGDLAFLQVVSVNQIGAFLDWGLAKDLLVPFREQRAKMVVGEWHMVAVYLDEESERVAASAKLDEFLDQTPGNFHIGQEVNLQIWSQTPIGFKVIINDAHLGMLYKDEVFQKLDRGQRMTGYIKKVREDNKIDLSLQRPGLGKVDQLSHEILEKLKKEGGYLAMTDKSHAELIYSVFGESKKTFKKAIGALYKQRLILLEKDGIRLA, from the coding sequence ATGGTTGAAATAGGAAAAATGAATACCCTCGATATTGTAAAAGAGGTGGATTTTGGATTGTATCTTGATGGCGGGCCAAAGGGGGAAATCCTGTTGCCCAAAAGGTACGTTCCGGAAACTTATGAAATTGGGGGTCCCATTGATGTTTTTATCTATACGGATTCCGAGGATCGCATCATCGCGACTACCGAAAAGCCCCTGGCCATGGTAGGTGACCTGGCTTTTTTGCAGGTCGTTTCCGTCAACCAGATCGGGGCCTTTCTCGACTGGGGGCTGGCCAAAGACCTGCTCGTTCCATTCCGGGAACAACGCGCAAAAATGGTGGTGGGAGAATGGCACATGGTGGCCGTTTACCTGGATGAAGAAAGTGAACGGGTGGCCGCATCTGCCAAGCTCGATGAATTCCTCGACCAGACCCCGGGAAATTTCCATATCGGTCAGGAGGTGAATCTCCAGATCTGGAGCCAGACCCCGATCGGGTTTAAAGTCATTATCAATGACGCACACCTGGGCATGTTGTACAAAGATGAAGTTTTCCAAAAACTGGATCGCGGACAACGCATGACAGGTTATATCAAAAAAGTTCGGGAAGATAATAAAATTGACCTTTCTCTTCAAAGACCAGGTTTGGGTAAAGTCGACCAACTCAGCCACGAGATACTGGAGAAATTAAAAAAAGAAGGCGGTTACCTCGCCATGACAGACAAAAGCCATGCAGAATTGATCTATAGCGTTTTTGGAGAAAGTAAAAAGACCTTCAAAAAAGCCATAGGAGCATTATACAAGCAGCGCCTGATCCTCCTTGAAAAAGACGGGATTAGGCTGGCCTGA
- a CDS encoding threonylcarbamoyl-AMP synthase, whose translation MIGNDIQQAKFLLRKGEVVGIPTETVYGLAANAFDEMAVAKIFAVKNRPSFDPLILHTSSLESMDEFVMEIPEKARRLAASFMPGPLTLLLPKKAIVPDIVTSGLPRVAIRIPFHPLTLELLRTLDFPLAAPSANPFGYISPTTAQHVADQLGHKIPYILDGGPCHVGMESTILGFEEGVPTIFRKGGLAIEAIEKIIGPVQVKEHSSSNPASPGMLESHYAPGCPVFIGNLPELIEQHKGKRMGVITFKDHYAEIGKDLLIVLSEKGDFTEAARHLFSGMRQLDRQKPDIILAELLPEKELGRAINDRLRRAASGG comes from the coding sequence ATGATAGGGAACGATATTCAGCAGGCAAAATTTTTATTAAGAAAAGGAGAGGTAGTGGGCATTCCCACAGAAACTGTTTATGGACTCGCCGCCAATGCTTTTGATGAAATGGCCGTCGCCAAAATTTTCGCGGTCAAAAACCGCCCTTCCTTTGACCCGCTCATCCTCCACACCTCAAGCCTGGAATCGATGGACGAATTTGTAATGGAAATTCCGGAAAAAGCCAGACGGCTTGCCGCATCCTTTATGCCCGGACCGCTTACCCTGCTTCTGCCGAAGAAAGCCATTGTTCCTGATATAGTCACCTCAGGGTTGCCAAGGGTTGCCATAAGGATCCCCTTTCATCCGCTCACGCTTGAGCTTTTAAGGACCCTCGATTTTCCACTGGCAGCGCCAAGCGCCAACCCTTTCGGTTATATCAGTCCCACCACTGCCCAACACGTGGCGGATCAACTCGGACACAAGATACCTTATATTTTAGACGGCGGCCCTTGCCATGTAGGCATGGAAAGTACCATTTTAGGATTTGAAGAAGGAGTCCCTACCATTTTCCGCAAAGGGGGATTAGCCATCGAAGCCATTGAAAAAATCATAGGTCCGGTCCAGGTCAAGGAACATTCCAGTTCCAATCCTGCCAGTCCGGGGATGCTTGAAAGTCATTATGCTCCGGGCTGCCCGGTTTTTATCGGCAACCTTCCGGAACTGATTGAACAACATAAAGGAAAAAGGATGGGGGTCATCACTTTCAAGGATCATTATGCTGAAATCGGGAAAGACCTGCTCATCGTCCTCTCTGAAAAGGGAGATTTTACCGAAGCTGCGCGCCACCTGTTTTCAGGCATGAGGCAACTCGACCGGCAAAAACCAGACATCATCCTGGCGGAATTGCTGCCGGAAAAAGAACTGGGCCGTGCCATCAATGATCGGCTGAGGAGGGCAGCGTCGGGAGGATAG
- a CDS encoding proprotein convertase P-domain-containing protein produces the protein MKKITKKGVSLLPFFLGLIFMTITINSNAQDVIMSNTTVNTCGGIFFDSGGANGNYGPNENITMTLCSNGSSGTHVQLIFLNPQFGPGDDLCFFDGMDATAPSLGCASVFGNGESYIIQATAANPGGCLTLVFTSDGAGESSGWGADINCIASCQNIFAELTSTEPAIMPVDTGWMDVCQGERVYFAAQGQYPQNGIAYQHSDFTSEFHWDFGDGATSVGPTASHIYSSEEGFTVQLTIIDQFGCRNLNSINQRIRVSTTPDFRLQTIPPVCLGDTINLGGTVDTIHHFGHNVSAIPVEGTFVKDPIVCDSLPLPDGTGVAYISTINYTQFAPGSILTNINDLLSIFVNMEHSWMRDLEISLTCPDGTNVILHDHPGNFGGEVFCGIPNETDTGANPSPGVGWDYFWTPNSTNGTWIEYANATGVGTLPSQDYEAAGNLSDFLGCPLNGNWSISVEDLWGADNGYIFCWGVEFADHLFPDIETYTPGIDTFGWAFNPLIFEQVHLPPLDSIVTSPENAGTAAFTFFVQDSFGCRYEVPLSVEVLPPTHPDCHNCEENVSIPNDEVICAGDTLQFDISTALELETEVTFESVPYYALGFSNHPPSNPFNSTINVNSVAPAQIANATAQIESVCFNLETDYDGDIQVFLQAPTGEMLELTTGNGGSGDDYINTCFTPSAATPINSGTAPFTGNFQPEGSWAVLNGADMTGPWTLLVGDQFGINELGILNSWSITFNSMNSISYSWSPPTSISCTNCPDPEVYPSTSTSYIVEAEDQYGCINLDTIQVDVVSEVPAPNVSCASIGNGQMSFSWPVNPGVSSYNINITINNAPLGWQTGVTDNPYIVSGLSFGDEVTMEIQVNSTNTGQTCTVATGTSSCIYSECGVNDEILVDSVVVNQVACFGTDSGTATVYVSNGHEPYTYAWNDPGQQILATAAFLTAGTYTVTVVDNVYCMTEVQVIVTEPQLLTLTAESEDASCFGVLDGTGTVNPAGGTLPFDYMWDNGEITQTVSNLGAGTHLVEVTDANGCVETTSVTIGQPATAVTLTVAQSFNGCNGENDNEATAVGAGGTGPGYTYLWSNAQQGATAINLSPGTLSVTVTDQNGCTAEGNVDLTDLELLYGDIIISEPTCHGYPDGSLGVNNFGGGAGQDGEEADYNFTWSNGDNGVVADNVLGGATYYVTIEDANGCSTVVSRFLSDPDPLEFALLGEDAHCYQASDGSASVFNIVGNQGDVSILWDPLAGSQQTLVAGNLSSGSYSVTLTDENGCTANGSVTVNQPTELRITYTTVDNECYGDATGIIETLVTGGTPGYSYAWPNQQETPGLTGLPAGIYQLTITDGSDCVKEIPIEITQPDALYADITVADVTCYGDRNGTIFAAPQGGVPPYRFSLNNSDYFGSSTLIGLTAGHYNVFMKDANDCMFITDAVISEPDDFMVDAGPDVTINLGQTIQIEATSENGVGEVMYVWYPPYDSTMSCVECIAPFFFPQSTIIYELYGVDENGCEDTDLLTINVAKPRSAVVPTGFTPNGDGVNDILQVHGLPGTIVRTFRVYDRWGELLFEAHDFEVNSGMGWNGEFKGQPMEGGVYLWSMVVEYPYDKETADFTGETTLIR, from the coding sequence ATGAAAAAAATAACAAAAAAAGGAGTATCCCTGCTACCGTTCTTCCTGGGGTTGATATTTATGACCATAACGATAAATTCCAATGCCCAGGATGTTATCATGTCCAATACTACTGTGAATACCTGCGGGGGAATTTTTTTTGATTCAGGGGGCGCCAATGGCAATTATGGCCCCAACGAGAATATTACGATGACGCTCTGTTCCAATGGCAGTTCAGGAACCCATGTTCAGCTCATTTTTTTAAATCCACAATTTGGACCAGGAGATGACCTGTGTTTTTTTGACGGGATGGATGCCACGGCCCCATCTTTGGGCTGTGCCAGTGTTTTTGGAAACGGAGAATCCTATATTATCCAGGCCACCGCGGCCAACCCTGGAGGCTGTTTGACACTGGTGTTTACCTCTGATGGAGCAGGAGAATCTTCCGGTTGGGGTGCTGATATTAATTGTATTGCTTCCTGCCAGAATATTTTTGCAGAACTCACCAGTACAGAACCTGCCATCATGCCCGTAGATACGGGGTGGATGGATGTCTGCCAGGGGGAAAGAGTTTATTTTGCTGCCCAGGGGCAATACCCTCAAAATGGCATTGCCTACCAGCATTCTGATTTTACTTCTGAATTTCATTGGGATTTTGGAGACGGAGCTACTTCCGTAGGGCCCACGGCCAGCCATATTTACAGCAGCGAAGAAGGTTTTACCGTACAACTGACCATTATCGACCAGTTTGGCTGCAGGAACCTCAATTCCATCAATCAAAGGATACGGGTATCCACGACTCCTGATTTTCGACTACAAACCATTCCGCCCGTTTGTTTGGGCGATACCATAAATCTTGGGGGAACGGTGGATACAATACATCACTTCGGGCACAATGTGTCGGCCATTCCGGTCGAGGGAACCTTTGTGAAAGACCCGATCGTTTGTGATTCGCTGCCGCTTCCTGACGGAACGGGGGTCGCTTATATTTCAACCATTAATTATACTCAATTTGCGCCGGGATCCATATTGACCAATATCAACGATTTGCTCAGCATTTTTGTCAATATGGAACATTCCTGGATGCGCGACCTGGAAATTTCGCTCACCTGTCCGGATGGAACCAATGTTATCTTGCATGATCACCCCGGGAATTTTGGTGGAGAAGTTTTTTGCGGGATTCCCAATGAAACCGATACGGGAGCCAATCCTTCTCCCGGAGTCGGGTGGGATTATTTCTGGACCCCCAATTCTACGAACGGTACCTGGATAGAATATGCCAATGCTACAGGAGTGGGCACTTTGCCTTCCCAGGATTATGAAGCTGCCGGAAACCTTTCGGACTTCCTTGGATGTCCTCTGAATGGAAACTGGTCCATTTCAGTGGAAGACCTTTGGGGCGCAGATAACGGATATATCTTTTGCTGGGGAGTTGAATTTGCGGACCACCTTTTCCCTGACATTGAAACCTATACGCCCGGGATCGATACTTTCGGATGGGCTTTTAACCCTTTGATTTTTGAACAGGTTCATCTGCCTCCATTAGATTCCATTGTTACTTCTCCAGAAAATGCGGGAACCGCGGCGTTTACGTTTTTTGTACAGGATTCCTTTGGATGCCGTTATGAAGTGCCACTTTCAGTAGAGGTGCTGCCTCCGACGCACCCTGATTGTCATAATTGTGAAGAAAACGTAAGTATTCCTAATGATGAGGTCATTTGTGCGGGGGATACCCTCCAGTTTGATATAAGTACGGCCCTTGAACTCGAAACTGAGGTGACTTTTGAATCGGTGCCTTATTATGCATTGGGTTTTTCAAACCATCCGCCGAGCAATCCATTTAATTCAACCATAAATGTCAATAGTGTGGCACCGGCACAAATTGCCAACGCCACAGCCCAAATCGAATCTGTTTGTTTTAACCTTGAAACGGATTACGATGGGGATATACAGGTATTTCTTCAGGCTCCAACCGGAGAAATGCTGGAATTGACCACCGGAAACGGGGGAAGCGGAGATGACTACATCAATACCTGTTTTACGCCTTCGGCCGCTACGCCTATCAATTCGGGTACGGCTCCTTTTACCGGTAATTTTCAACCTGAAGGAAGCTGGGCCGTGCTGAATGGGGCAGACATGACGGGCCCCTGGACCTTGCTGGTAGGGGATCAGTTCGGGATTAATGAACTGGGAATTTTAAATTCATGGTCGATTACCTTCAACTCCATGAATTCAATTTCCTACAGCTGGTCACCACCTACTTCTATTTCCTGTACCAATTGCCCTGATCCGGAGGTTTATCCGTCAACTTCGACAAGTTATATCGTCGAGGCCGAGGATCAATATGGTTGTATCAACCTCGATACCATCCAGGTGGACGTTGTCTCCGAAGTTCCGGCACCCAATGTGTCTTGCGCTTCCATTGGCAACGGGCAGATGTCGTTTTCATGGCCGGTCAATCCGGGCGTGAGTTCTTACAATATTAATATCACGATCAATAACGCGCCTTTAGGTTGGCAAACCGGGGTGACCGATAACCCTTATATTGTAAGCGGGCTGAGTTTTGGGGATGAGGTAACCATGGAAATACAGGTCAATTCAACGAATACCGGGCAAACCTGTACAGTGGCTACCGGAACTTCTTCCTGTATTTACAGTGAATGCGGGGTGAATGATGAGATTCTGGTCGATTCGGTGGTGGTGAACCAGGTCGCCTGTTTCGGGACGGATTCCGGCACGGCCACTGTTTATGTTTCGAATGGGCATGAGCCTTATACCTATGCCTGGAATGATCCGGGACAGCAAATTCTGGCTACAGCCGCCTTCCTGACGGCAGGAACCTATACCGTTACCGTGGTCGATAATGTTTATTGCATGACGGAAGTTCAGGTGATCGTCACGGAACCTCAACTCCTGACATTGACCGCCGAAAGCGAGGATGCCAGTTGTTTTGGAGTACTGGATGGAACCGGAACCGTTAATCCTGCAGGAGGAACCCTTCCTTTTGATTATATGTGGGATAACGGCGAGATTACCCAGACGGTTTCCAACCTGGGGGCCGGAACACACCTGGTAGAGGTAACAGATGCCAATGGTTGTGTCGAAACAACCAGTGTGACTATTGGTCAGCCGGCAACAGCCGTTACGCTTACGGTTGCCCAATCCTTTAATGGCTGTAACGGAGAAAATGATAATGAAGCCACCGCCGTAGGGGCAGGAGGAACCGGACCTGGTTATACTTACCTGTGGAGTAATGCCCAGCAGGGTGCCACGGCTATTAATTTGAGCCCGGGAACCCTCAGTGTTACCGTAACGGATCAAAACGGATGTACGGCAGAAGGGAATGTCGATCTGACAGATCTCGAATTATTATACGGAGATATTATTATTAGCGAACCCACCTGTCATGGTTATCCTGACGGGAGTCTTGGTGTCAATAATTTTGGCGGAGGTGCCGGCCAGGACGGAGAGGAAGCTGATTACAATTTTACCTGGAGTAATGGGGATAACGGAGTTGTGGCCGATAATGTTTTGGGTGGGGCAACCTACTACGTAACGATTGAAGATGCTAACGGCTGTTCAACCGTAGTGTCAAGATTCCTGTCCGATCCGGATCCTTTGGAATTTGCCTTACTGGGGGAAGATGCTCATTGTTACCAGGCCAGTGACGGAAGTGCATCTGTTTTTAATATTGTCGGAAACCAGGGCGATGTATCCATTTTGTGGGATCCATTGGCAGGAAGCCAGCAGACCCTCGTGGCCGGTAATTTATCCAGCGGCTCCTACAGCGTTACCCTTACGGATGAAAATGGTTGTACGGCGAACGGTTCTGTGACCGTCAATCAGCCCACAGAACTTAGAATAACCTATACTACAGTCGATAATGAATGTTATGGGGATGCGACCGGGATCATTGAAACATTGGTCACCGGGGGCACACCTGGTTATTCCTATGCGTGGCCCAACCAGCAGGAAACTCCCGGGCTGACAGGCCTTCCGGCGGGGATTTATCAGTTGACCATAACAGATGGAAGTGACTGTGTTAAAGAAATACCGATCGAAATTACGCAGCCGGATGCTTTGTATGCCGATATTACCGTGGCAGATGTCACCTGTTACGGAGACAGGAACGGTACCATTTTTGCCGCCCCGCAAGGCGGGGTGCCTCCCTATCGGTTTAGCCTGAATAATAGCGATTATTTTGGTTCTTCCACCCTGATCGGACTTACTGCCGGGCATTACAATGTTTTTATGAAAGATGCCAATGACTGTATGTTCATTACGGATGCGGTAATTTCCGAGCCAGACGATTTCATGGTAGATGCAGGCCCTGATGTAACCATCAATCTCGGGCAGACCATTCAGATCGAAGCTACTTCAGAAAATGGAGTAGGGGAGGTGATGTACGTTTGGTATCCACCCTACGACAGCACCATGAGTTGTGTGGAATGTATTGCTCCATTCTTCTTTCCGCAAAGTACGATCATTTATGAACTCTACGGGGTCGATGAAAACGGATGTGAGGATACTGACCTGCTGACCATAAACGTAGCTAAACCGCGTTCTGCAGTCGTGCCGACAGGTTTTACTCCCAATGGAGACGGCGTTAATGATATCTTGCAGGTGCATGGCTTGCCCGGCACCATTGTCAGGACTTTCAGGGTTTATGACCGATGGGGGGAATTGCTTTTTGAAGCCCACGATTTCGAAGTGAACTCAGGGATGGGCTGGAATGGCGAATTTAAAGGACAACCCATGGAAGGTGGGGTTTACCTGTGGAGTATGGTAGTAGAATATCCATACGATAAGGAAACTGCCGATTTTACGGGAGAAACGACATTGATAAGATAA
- a CDS encoding PorP/SprF family type IX secretion system membrane protein, whose protein sequence is MVWVAGISFLGIPESNAQDARFAQFYYAPLQLNPALTGVFEGQFRGVANYRELYTSILGAHPFRTLAASFDMRTNVGRYDHAGFGISALRDEAGISGFNRTDFSLSASYQKQMGGSRYNKSNQFLVAGARLGLGQRGFEWDKLWFTQQFDLNTYNVDQGMDSGEDFATNTTDLYVDFSAGILYYAVFGVNQSLYFGGSIHHLNEPNISFLENADERLPSNYVLHGGGEFPVSDNVSLLPAIAFMSQGPSMSTTFGANLRYSRREWQEVAIRAGLWSHISNKLDKEVHMDAMTVSAIIEFEGMNIGLSYDITTSVLSEADNSRGAFEVSFVYIHRPRDRRARVDCPRF, encoded by the coding sequence ATGGTATGGGTTGCAGGCATCAGCTTTTTGGGTATTCCGGAGAGTAACGCCCAGGATGCCCGTTTTGCACAATTCTATTATGCTCCTTTACAATTAAACCCTGCTCTGACGGGTGTGTTTGAAGGTCAGTTTCGGGGAGTCGCCAATTACCGCGAATTATATACCAGCATACTCGGTGCCCATCCGTTCCGTACTTTGGCGGCGAGTTTTGATATGAGAACCAATGTAGGAAGATATGACCACGCCGGATTTGGTATCTCCGCTTTGAGAGATGAAGCCGGTATTTCGGGCTTCAACCGTACCGATTTTAGCCTGAGTGCTTCTTACCAAAAGCAAATGGGGGGGAGTCGTTACAATAAGAGCAACCAGTTCCTCGTGGCCGGTGCCCGACTGGGCCTGGGGCAACGAGGTTTTGAATGGGATAAATTATGGTTCACCCAGCAATTTGACCTGAATACTTATAACGTGGACCAGGGCATGGATAGTGGGGAAGATTTTGCCACCAACACCACAGACCTTTATGTTGACTTTAGTGCCGGCATTCTTTATTATGCTGTTTTCGGGGTCAACCAAAGTTTGTATTTTGGGGGATCCATCCATCATTTGAATGAACCGAACATTTCCTTTTTGGAAAATGCGGATGAAAGACTTCCATCGAATTATGTATTGCATGGGGGAGGGGAATTCCCTGTGTCTGATAATGTCAGTTTGTTGCCTGCCATCGCTTTTATGAGCCAGGGACCTTCCATGAGCACTACTTTTGGGGCTAATTTGCGCTATTCACGTCGGGAGTGGCAGGAGGTAGCCATCCGGGCCGGGCTTTGGAGCCATATTTCCAATAAACTGGATAAGGAAGTGCACATGGATGCCATGACGGTTTCTGCCATCATTGAATTTGAAGGGATGAATATCGGGTTGAGTTACGATATTACCACTTCCGTTTTGTCGGAAGCAGATAACTCCAGGGGAGCATTCGAGGTGTCTTTCGTGTACATCCATCGCCCGAGAGACAGAAGGGCAAGGGTGGATTGCCCGAGGTTTTAA